One genomic region from Acidobacteriota bacterium encodes:
- a CDS encoding CHAT domain-containing protein, with product MRSVPLSKKEQNGDSSLSRVQTGQFYAIGNPAFGGEALARAQTLRNAPLVPLPETEREAQTLVAEVYGAQGSVVRIGSAAREDTVKAEMGKYRVLHFATHGVFDDRNPLYSYIVLASGGDSSEDGLLEAWELMKMDLKAEMVVLSACDTARGRVGDGEGMIGMTWALFVAGVPTTIASQWQVPSESTTKLMLGFHKNVVGAGSSDRKISKAEAWRQAVLIMMSDPRYRMKPYYWAGFIVIGDGGN from the coding sequence TTGCGTTCAGTACCTCTGAGCAAGAAGGAACAAAACGGCGATTCCTCGTTATCGAGAGTCCAAACAGGGCAATTCTACGCTATTGGAAACCCCGCTTTTGGTGGTGAGGCCCTAGCGCGGGCGCAGACGTTAAGGAATGCGCCTCTTGTTCCCCTTCCCGAAACGGAGAGAGAGGCGCAGACTCTTGTGGCTGAGGTGTACGGGGCGCAGGGAAGCGTAGTTCGCATTGGATCGGCGGCGCGAGAAGACACTGTTAAGGCCGAGATGGGGAAGTACAGAGTGCTTCACTTCGCAACTCACGGAGTATTCGATGATCGCAACCCGTTATATTCTTACATCGTCCTTGCGTCCGGCGGCGACTCGAGCGAGGATGGTCTCCTCGAAGCTTGGGAGCTGATGAAGATGGATCTGAAAGCCGAAATGGTAGTGCTGTCAGCATGCGATACGGCAAGAGGGCGCGTGGGCGATGGAGAAGGGATGATAGGAATGACCTGGGCGCTCTTCGTAGCCGGCGTGCCGACCACGATCGCGAGCCAATGGCAAGTTCCTTCCGAAAGCACAACGAAACTGATGCTTGGTTTTCACAAGAACGTTGTGGGCGCCGGATCAAGCGACAGGAAGATTTCTAAAGCCGAAGCGTGGCGGCAGGCTGTCTTAATAATGATGAGCGATCCGCGATATAGAATGAAGCCTTATTACTGGGCCGGATTCATTGTGATAGGCGACGGTGGCAACTAG
- a CDS encoding tetratricopeptide repeat protein, whose amino-acid sequence MSSALRDSARSMFLCNVAKAAATQLQDKKFLARVFYNMGRVHFEQDKIKIAIEEYLQSKAAFEEVNSRRDLIYILGELGTLHIYAADYVKAEQYSLESISLAASLKNVNDPAGALPDKYGIAFAWSNLGHVAKWKGDYDAALDNFKKALALWRELLQGGFRSAGNIADALVDISHVYQVMGNHIQTLNYLSQAMDTAKTLIDKGRTAAVLNDMGVLYIEQGDYLKASEFVNQSLKIFMQVDNRREIARNLLNIGVIDYRQGKYEAASQELQNSLKRAEEIDAVEIIIAAQEGLGAVYQAQGDYARASAWLDKALPLAQTIGDKIRTTELLWRKGQVFYSQGDYARSSAAANSAADLARLLRSPLMNYLTLTLKGKVYRAQNENALATESFTQGIEAVEQMRDQVAGAEKEQQLFFENRISPYLEMVSMLVQQGKVEEALKYAERAKGRVLLDVFRNGRINVNNSLSQSERSEERKLYSEMVALNTQIRGERMRQQPDEKRIEGLETRLQKARNAYEAFQAGLYAAHPEEKAKRGLFPVFTIEDAGELVSDNKTTVLEYVVTDEHTFLFVLTRDSTTWGKVNVGVYSIDIKKSALSAMVERFRNLLSTNHPGFRQIGLELYDLLIKPAEPYLNNKSTVCIVPDDTLWNLPFQALQNARDKYLIACVQYL is encoded by the coding sequence ATGTCTTCCGCTCTAAGGGATTCAGCCAGATCGATGTTCCTCTGTAACGTCGCAAAGGCAGCGGCGACGCAGCTACAAGATAAGAAGTTTCTCGCACGCGTCTTTTACAACATGGGACGCGTTCATTTTGAACAAGACAAAATCAAAATAGCGATAGAAGAATATCTCCAGAGCAAAGCAGCATTCGAGGAAGTTAATTCGCGCAGAGACCTTATCTACATTCTGGGTGAACTTGGGACGCTACACATTTACGCGGCAGACTACGTTAAGGCTGAGCAATACTCATTGGAGAGCATATCACTCGCGGCGTCGCTGAAGAACGTTAATGATCCTGCGGGTGCATTGCCCGACAAATACGGGATTGCCTTTGCCTGGTCGAATCTTGGCCATGTAGCCAAGTGGAAAGGCGATTACGACGCCGCATTGGATAATTTCAAAAAGGCGCTCGCTTTGTGGAGGGAACTGCTACAAGGCGGTTTCCGGTCTGCCGGCAACATAGCGGATGCTTTGGTGGATATCAGTCATGTGTACCAGGTCATGGGTAACCACATCCAAACGCTCAACTATTTGTCTCAAGCGATGGACACAGCGAAGACATTGATCGATAAGGGCAGAACCGCGGCGGTGCTTAACGACATGGGTGTCTTATACATCGAACAAGGCGACTATTTGAAAGCTTCCGAATTCGTGAATCAAAGCCTGAAGATCTTCATGCAAGTAGACAACAGGCGGGAGATCGCAAGGAATCTCTTGAACATCGGAGTAATAGATTACAGGCAAGGAAAGTACGAAGCCGCATCACAGGAATTGCAGAATAGTCTGAAGAGGGCCGAGGAGATCGACGCGGTTGAAATAATCATCGCTGCCCAGGAAGGCCTGGGAGCCGTGTATCAGGCGCAGGGCGATTATGCGAGAGCGTCGGCTTGGCTTGATAAGGCATTGCCGCTTGCTCAAACAATAGGGGACAAGATTCGCACAACGGAACTCCTTTGGCGCAAAGGGCAGGTGTTCTATTCGCAGGGGGACTACGCAAGATCAAGCGCTGCGGCTAATAGCGCGGCTGATCTGGCAAGACTGCTTCGGTCGCCGCTGATGAACTACCTGACTCTAACTCTCAAAGGGAAAGTTTATCGCGCGCAAAACGAAAACGCGCTCGCGACCGAGTCTTTCACGCAGGGCATCGAAGCCGTTGAGCAGATGCGAGATCAAGTTGCAGGTGCGGAGAAAGAGCAACAACTTTTCTTTGAAAATAGAATCTCTCCCTATCTCGAAATGGTTTCGATGCTCGTCCAGCAAGGCAAAGTCGAAGAAGCCTTGAAGTACGCTGAGCGGGCGAAGGGGCGCGTGTTGCTCGATGTCTTTCGAAACGGTCGGATCAACGTTAACAACTCGTTGAGTCAAAGCGAGCGGTCGGAAGAGCGGAAACTGTACAGCGAAATGGTCGCTCTTAACACTCAGATTCGCGGCGAGAGGATGCGTCAGCAGCCAGACGAAAAACGAATAGAAGGACTGGAGACTCGACTACAGAAGGCCCGTAATGCGTATGAAGCATTCCAAGCAGGGCTGTACGCAGCACACCCGGAGGAGAAAGCTAAGCGGGGCCTCTTCCCTGTATTTACAATTGAAGATGCAGGCGAGCTCGTATCAGATAACAAAACGACAGTTTTGGAATACGTCGTAACAGACGAGCACACGTTCTTGTTTGTATTGACCAGGGATTCAACAACTTGGGGCAAAGTAAACGTTGGCGTCTACTCTATAGATATTAAGAAGAGCGCGTTATCTGCGATGGTGGAGAGATTTCGGAACCTATTGTCCACGAATCATCCGGGCTTCAGGCAGATCGGTCTTGAGCTTTATGATCTATTAATCAAACCAGCAGAACCGTATCTAAACAACAAGAGTACTGTATGCATTGTTCCTGATGATACCCTCTGGAATCTTCCTTTCCAGGCGTTACAAAACGCCAGGGATAAGTACCTGATAGCTTGCGTTCAGTACCTCTGA
- a CDS encoding alpha/beta fold hydrolase: protein MIRLARIVSIVVLVANSGLAQTANNGEIAPGDSLVVDGIPKIPTSLAQTVNRYTNAWGFRVAGWDLTKRELLFKNLAGSETWILRGDTPGVSPKLSFFIPTGVYDVYHQPQAKYLVYNKDTNGNDFFQFYLYDISTRKSTLITDGKSRNTEPVWSNRGDIIIYSSSPPNGNGVDLSIINPLDPKTVRLLVEGKGNYLKAYDWSADDHKAVFCNFASNTVSTLWIVDVATGEKTLLSPKKGKEDEYYDYPQFSKDGKGVYVVTDHDSEFRRLAYLDLATRQYKYLSDDIKWDVEEFRLAPDGKSLAFVSNEDGVSRLHILDTKAGKEKAAPSLPVGVISDLQWHSNSVDLAFNLRSRLTPNDVYSVNANTGKIDHWYSAATGGIDFDKLPEPQQITWKSFDGKMISGFLYRPPATFTGKRPVIINIHGGPEEQYRPEFGYHNNYFLNELGVVLIFPNVRGSSGYGKSFHKLDNGILRVNAWKDIGALFDWIKKQGGLDADRVMVQGGSYGGYVALSVATNYSERIRAAISDSGPSNLVTFNENTAGWRRDLQRVEFGDERDPKVREFLERTAPANNADKIKKPLFIILGRNDPRVPATEGQQMVAAAKKNGTPVWYLLAKDEGHDWSKKANRDFRLYAIALFVQEHLLKQAP, encoded by the coding sequence ATGATCAGACTTGCGCGTATTGTGAGCATTGTTGTCCTGGTGGCAAATTCAGGCCTCGCGCAGACTGCCAACAACGGTGAGATTGCGCCAGGCGATAGTCTCGTAGTCGATGGCATTCCGAAGATACCCACGTCCCTGGCGCAAACAGTCAACCGATACACGAATGCATGGGGCTTCCGGGTGGCAGGCTGGGACCTTACCAAACGCGAACTGCTGTTCAAGAACCTAGCTGGCAGCGAAACGTGGATTCTTCGCGGAGACACACCCGGCGTGTCGCCGAAACTTTCGTTCTTCATCCCGACGGGCGTGTACGACGTGTACCACCAGCCACAGGCCAAGTACCTTGTCTACAACAAGGACACCAATGGCAACGACTTCTTTCAGTTCTACCTTTATGACATCTCGACCCGGAAAAGCACGCTGATTACAGATGGGAAGTCAAGAAACACCGAGCCGGTTTGGTCCAACCGTGGTGACATAATAATCTACAGCTCATCGCCACCGAACGGGAACGGCGTCGACCTGTCTATCATCAACCCTCTCGATCCGAAAACGGTGCGCTTGCTGGTGGAGGGCAAAGGAAACTATTTGAAAGCCTATGACTGGTCCGCCGACGACCATAAGGCTGTCTTTTGTAACTTTGCTTCGAACACAGTAAGCACCCTTTGGATAGTCGATGTGGCAACCGGAGAGAAGACCCTCCTGAGCCCAAAGAAAGGAAAGGAGGATGAGTACTACGACTATCCGCAGTTCAGCAAGGATGGGAAGGGAGTCTATGTCGTTACCGATCATGATTCAGAGTTTCGGCGTCTTGCGTATCTGGATCTCGCGACAAGGCAGTACAAATATCTGTCGGACGATATCAAATGGGATGTTGAGGAGTTCAGGCTTGCGCCTGACGGGAAAAGTTTAGCGTTCGTGTCTAACGAGGATGGAGTATCTCGACTTCATATCCTTGACACGAAGGCTGGCAAGGAGAAGGCGGCCCCTTCTTTGCCGGTAGGCGTAATCTCAGATCTACAATGGCACAGTAACTCCGTTGACCTCGCATTCAATCTCAGATCACGGCTTACTCCGAATGACGTGTACTCAGTCAACGCGAACACAGGTAAGATCGACCACTGGTACAGCGCTGCGACTGGTGGAATCGATTTCGACAAGCTGCCCGAGCCACAGCAAATCACTTGGAAAAGCTTTGATGGCAAAATGATATCAGGATTCCTCTATCGCCCGCCTGCAACCTTCACGGGCAAGCGACCTGTAATTATCAATATTCACGGAGGTCCTGAAGAACAGTATCGACCGGAGTTCGGGTATCACAACAACTATTTCCTCAATGAGCTTGGAGTTGTGCTGATCTTCCCGAACGTGCGTGGGTCCTCGGGCTACGGCAAGAGCTTTCACAAACTCGACAACGGCATCCTCCGGGTGAACGCCTGGAAGGATATCGGTGCTCTGTTTGATTGGATTAAGAAGCAGGGCGGTCTCGACGCGGATCGAGTTATGGTCCAAGGTGGCAGCTATGGAGGTTACGTGGCACTGTCTGTAGCGACGAACTACAGCGAACGCATTCGTGCCGCCATATCGGATTCAGGGCCGTCGAATCTCGTGACCTTTAACGAGAACACAGCGGGTTGGAGGCGAGATTTGCAGCGAGTCGAGTTTGGCGACGAGCGCGATCCAAAGGTTCGAGAGTTCTTAGAGCGAACCGCGCCGGCAAATAACGCCGACAAAATTAAGAAGCCGCTCTTCATTATTCTAGGAAGGAACGATCCGCGGGTCCCGGCCACGGAAGGGCAGCAAATGGTCGCGGCCGCCAAGAAGAATGGGACGCCAGTCTGGTATCTCCTTGCAAAAGACGAAGGTCATGACTGGAGCAAGAAAGCGAACCGGGATTTCAGACTTTACGCGATCGCATTATTTGTGCAGGAACATTTGCTGAAGCAGGCTCCATAA
- a CDS encoding helix-turn-helix domain-containing protein — protein sequence MPERKQKKEPASLRTPHPKKLGLSVPPLLRLPHEELIRPQQPPNESPEAQKLGRLRSSPTAQEEELEVNQGSSTSLSDEAKDADLVSLADSARLAKTDTFGLQNASLANPARLASAARLPAQRTLTSLMDSLPEIAGFTKLHHQVVDHLYCQLSPKEQIVHIQLYRLSWGRGCPNCLISLPRLARRSNLSPRSTSDAIDLLQSKGLVRRGAMISGKGKDQGIEYWVTPASAPAKAASLAISASQARIASHAESGRSIEYKEETIHEEHTQTQACVGVVSRFTLEECRRYANHLQKTGQGIVNPGGFARTIHRTGEADTLIEFYLTPQPQRSDISRCPDCNGQGFKVIEKDGREGAAKCKHERLEQKKS from the coding sequence ATGCCAGAACGAAAACAGAAGAAGGAACCAGCATCGCTCCGAACGCCCCACCCCAAGAAACTTGGTCTTTCTGTACCGCCTCTACTGCGACTCCCTCATGAGGAACTCATACGGCCTCAACAACCGCCCAACGAAAGCCCAGAAGCTCAAAAACTGGGCCGCCTCCGTTCCTCCCCAACTGCTCAAGAGGAGGAACTGGAGGTTAACCAGGGAAGCTCAACAAGCCTATCCGATGAAGCAAAAGATGCAGACCTCGTAAGCCTTGCAGATTCTGCAAGGCTTGCAAAAACCGATACGTTTGGTCTGCAAAATGCTAGCCTTGCAAATCCTGCTAGGCTTGCAAGTGCTGCACGCCTACCGGCGCAGCGTACTCTGACAAGCCTTATGGATTCGCTGCCTGAGATTGCGGGCTTCACGAAGTTACATCATCAGGTCGTCGATCACCTTTATTGCCAGCTCTCACCAAAAGAGCAGATCGTTCATATCCAGCTCTACAGATTATCGTGGGGCAGAGGATGCCCTAACTGTTTGATAAGCCTACCGAGACTTGCCCGGCGCTCGAATCTGAGTCCGAGGAGCACCTCAGATGCCATAGACTTGTTGCAGAGCAAGGGCCTCGTCCGAAGGGGAGCGATGATCTCAGGGAAAGGAAAAGACCAGGGCATAGAATACTGGGTTACTCCAGCGTCGGCCCCTGCAAAAGCTGCAAGCCTTGCAATTTCTGCAAGCCAAGCAAGAATTGCAAGCCATGCAGAATCCGGTCGCAGTATAGAATATAAAGAAGAAACAATTCATGAAGAACACACACAAACACAGGCTTGTGTGGGTGTGGTATCGAGATTCACCCTAGAGGAATGTCGTCGATATGCAAACCACCTTCAGAAAACAGGACAGGGAATTGTCAACCCTGGAGGTTTCGCCAGAACCATCCATCGAACAGGCGAAGCCGATACCCTCATAGAGTTTTATCTCACCCCGCAGCCGCAACGATCCGATATAAGCCGGTGCCCTGACTGCAATGGCCAAGGCTTCAAGGTCATCGAAAAGGATGGTCGGGAAGGCGCCGCAAAATGCAAGCACGAGCGACTGGAACAAAAGAAGTCTTGA
- a CDS encoding ParA family protein, with amino-acid sequence MKVIAVANQKGGVGKTTVTRELSACCALRGYQTLVIDCDPQANLTASWVEPDIYNITLSHVLIEPEAQAGIKLEPRDLDDAIVESPLTNLDLVPADIRLARLEMQPDYLAHRLTKQIREHASGYDLVFIDCPPQLGKLLTAALYSAHYVLVPCAADAMGLQGLADLAYTIEQVRKNVNSDLGMLGAVINLYKPQRNLSAESRAAVEAAIALVSHVFDTNLHDYSKIAEAPSQKLPAVMYAEKHRAADQLWSLTDEILDRLEMSRNKLAAVK; translated from the coding sequence ATGAAAGTCATTGCAGTCGCGAACCAGAAAGGCGGCGTTGGTAAGACGACGGTTACTAGGGAGTTGTCCGCTTGTTGCGCGCTTCGAGGCTATCAAACGCTCGTAATCGATTGCGATCCACAAGCTAATTTGACTGCGAGTTGGGTTGAACCGGACATCTACAACATCACGCTCTCTCACGTTCTGATTGAACCGGAGGCGCAGGCGGGCATAAAGCTGGAACCGAGAGATCTCGATGATGCCATCGTCGAGAGTCCGCTTACTAATCTCGACCTGGTCCCCGCGGATATACGCCTTGCAAGACTCGAAATGCAGCCGGACTATCTTGCCCACCGCCTGACTAAACAGATTAGAGAGCACGCGTCCGGTTACGATCTTGTGTTTATCGATTGCCCCCCGCAGCTCGGCAAGCTACTCACTGCCGCTCTGTACTCGGCGCATTACGTTTTGGTTCCCTGCGCTGCTGATGCCATGGGGCTCCAAGGCTTAGCCGACCTTGCCTATACGATCGAGCAGGTCCGCAAGAACGTTAACTCGGACTTAGGAATGCTTGGCGCCGTAATCAACCTCTACAAACCACAACGGAACCTTTCGGCCGAGTCCCGAGCGGCCGTTGAGGCGGCAATCGCTTTAGTAAGCCATGTATTCGATACCAACCTGCACGATTATTCCAAAATCGCTGAAGCACCCTCACAAAAGTTGCCGGCTGTCATGTATGCCGAGAAGCACCGGGCGGCAGATCAGCTCTGGAGCTTGACGGATGAAATACTGGACCGTCTCGAGATGAGCAGAAACAAACTCGCCGCTGTGAAGTGA